A single genomic interval of Chitinophaga sp. 180180018-3 harbors:
- a CDS encoding IPT/TIG domain-containing protein gives MHKNFYRFLLLLLFGGGLLSSCKKDKNNIDQGISYGIVGIEPLTAVQGDTVSIYGIGFQPDANGNLVKINGADAKVVMASSTVLKVVVPAGVKAGNVTVQTGSKTFSFDQPFNITNLITGNQAANLALTSDKRYLLKGNVHIQKGATLSIAAGTVIQADKITQAALIIDNGATLQVNGTADNPVIFTSNQPIGMRNPGDWKGIMLSATDNTADVLKYVRIEYAGYHLPNVAGAALWLSRNIDAGKIAYVQTSYSGGDGFRCDAGAVIYLHYLVAFGCAGNDFAIVGNSRVVGQFLLGLKDPQYADQFGADGLLIQSSRPATISQLTLVGANGLARAANSQQPGYWPGARNYDDVLNRQSGRGVHIGGYDPVTGKAVNGTLQLFNAVIAAPWLAGISLDGPMAWTAYGKGESMIRRTTVTYTLATSSNTFNHEVAPARGYTFCPENTGAQWGFGSSDNTAQAKDFNTYNDTLKLQLATPFVTADDPKMIYDEIGMVGMVLYKNIGSPVMTPASASVLLSGATYANKELQDGFIDKTPVFRGAFGPIDWTHSWTNCTPQQTPYN, from the coding sequence ATGCATAAAAACTTTTACCGGTTTTTGCTGCTCCTTCTTTTTGGAGGAGGGCTATTGAGTTCCTGTAAGAAAGACAAGAATAATATAGATCAAGGCATTTCCTATGGGATTGTTGGAATAGAGCCTCTGACAGCAGTCCAGGGAGATACCGTCAGCATTTATGGAATAGGTTTCCAGCCAGATGCAAACGGCAATCTGGTAAAGATCAACGGCGCCGATGCAAAAGTGGTGATGGCTTCTTCCACTGTATTAAAAGTAGTGGTGCCGGCAGGAGTTAAAGCAGGTAATGTAACGGTGCAGACAGGTAGCAAGACTTTCTCTTTTGATCAACCATTCAATATTACTAATCTCATTACTGGTAATCAGGCTGCCAATCTCGCATTGACTTCAGATAAACGGTACCTGCTGAAAGGAAATGTACATATACAAAAGGGCGCCACGTTAAGTATAGCAGCGGGCACGGTTATACAAGCAGATAAAATAACACAGGCTGCACTGATCATCGACAACGGGGCCACGCTCCAGGTAAATGGTACTGCGGATAACCCCGTCATATTTACATCCAATCAACCGATCGGGATGCGTAATCCCGGAGATTGGAAAGGCATCATGTTGAGCGCTACAGACAATACAGCAGACGTATTGAAATATGTGCGTATTGAGTATGCAGGTTATCATCTGCCTAATGTTGCCGGCGCAGCATTGTGGCTGAGTAGAAACATTGACGCCGGAAAGATAGCCTATGTACAAACATCCTATAGCGGCGGTGATGGATTCCGTTGCGACGCAGGCGCAGTGATTTATTTGCACTATCTGGTAGCATTTGGCTGTGCAGGCAATGATTTTGCTATTGTCGGTAATAGCCGGGTAGTTGGGCAATTTCTGCTGGGTTTAAAAGATCCACAGTATGCAGACCAGTTTGGAGCCGATGGACTGTTGATACAGTCTTCCCGGCCGGCAACCATCAGTCAGCTTACTTTGGTAGGCGCTAATGGATTGGCTCGCGCCGCAAATTCTCAGCAGCCAGGCTATTGGCCGGGTGCCAGGAATTATGATGATGTCCTGAACCGGCAATCGGGCAGGGGAGTGCATATTGGCGGATATGATCCCGTTACAGGTAAGGCAGTGAATGGAACGCTGCAGTTGTTCAACGCTGTGATTGCAGCGCCCTGGCTGGCGGGCATTTCGCTGGATGGCCCAATGGCATGGACTGCTTACGGGAAGGGTGAATCTATGATCAGGCGTACTACGGTCACGTATACACTGGCTACAAGCAGCAATACCTTTAACCATGAAGTAGCTCCCGCGCGCGGTTATACATTCTGCCCGGAGAATACCGGTGCGCAGTGGGGGTTTGGTTCTTCGGATAACACTGCGCAGGCAAAAGATTTCAATACCTATAACGATACTTTGAAGTTGCAGCTGGCCACGCCTTTTGTGACAGCAGACGATCCTAAAATGATTTATGACGAAATAGGAATGGTCGGCATGGTGCTTTATAAAAACATCGGAAGTCCGGTGATGACACCCGCTAGTGCATCGGTGTTGCTTTCCGGCGCAACATATGCAAATAAAGAACTACAGGACGGTTTTATTGATAAAACGCCCGTCTTCAGAGGCGCATTCGGGCCTATTGACTGGACACACTCCTGGACCAACTGTACGCCACAACAAACCCCTTATAACTAA
- a CDS encoding RNA polymerase sigma-70 factor — MAEFDCMNDLELVDLIRSGNQQAFAKIYERYFGLLYLHAYHRLRDKDEAKDLVQELFSHLWSHRESLTPASNFSSYLYTSVRNRILNIVAHRSVEGKFLSSLPAVDIAAEAVTDHLARERQLAMIIEKEIQSLPPKMRQVFELSRKANLSYKEIAARLELSEQSVRSHVKGALRVLRARLGLWVYMGMITGAVMI; from the coding sequence ATGGCAGAATTTGATTGCATGAACGATCTCGAATTGGTTGATCTGATCAGGTCCGGCAATCAACAAGCTTTCGCCAAAATATATGAACGTTATTTTGGCCTGCTTTATTTACATGCATATCACAGGTTAAGGGACAAGGATGAAGCCAAAGACCTTGTGCAGGAACTGTTCTCTCATCTCTGGAGCCACCGGGAAAGCCTTACACCTGCTTCCAATTTTTCCAGCTACCTCTATACATCGGTAAGAAACAGGATCCTGAATATTGTTGCCCATAGATCTGTTGAAGGTAAATTTCTGTCATCGTTACCAGCTGTTGATATTGCGGCAGAAGCGGTGACGGACCATTTGGCCCGTGAGCGGCAACTGGCCATGATCATAGAAAAAGAGATACAGTCATTGCCGCCTAAAATGCGGCAGGTGTTTGAATTGAGCCGGAAGGCAAATCTTTCATATAAAGAGATAGCGGCTCGTTTAGAGTTGAGCGAACAGTCAGTGAGAAGCCATGTAAAAGGGGCGTTACGGGTGTTGCGGGCGAGGTTGGGGTTGTGGGTGTATATGGGAATGATTACGGGGGCGGTGATGATATAG
- a CDS encoding sigma-70 family RNA polymerase sigma factor — translation MEEINDDVLLQGLRMGNNEAFSRIYTKYWRKIYMQAYDRLKDIKQSQDITQDVFISLWERREQLEIQHLYAYLSTAVKYKVFKLVAKLEVRDDFYSLAEKQLPLSSAADHPLLTRELIASFRHFVENMPPQRKKIFQLRFEENLNTKAIAHQLNITQKTVQNQLLNSYRDIRALLAQLLSACVLVMTCFRM, via the coding sequence ATGGAGGAAATCAATGATGACGTATTGCTCCAGGGACTTAGAATGGGAAACAATGAGGCGTTTTCCCGGATCTATACCAAATATTGGCGGAAGATCTATATGCAGGCCTACGACCGGTTAAAAGATATCAAACAAAGCCAGGACATCACCCAGGATGTTTTTATCAGCTTATGGGAACGCCGGGAACAACTCGAAATACAACATCTGTATGCTTATCTCTCCACTGCTGTTAAATACAAGGTATTTAAACTGGTAGCCAAACTGGAGGTAAGGGACGATTTTTATTCCCTTGCAGAAAAACAGCTACCGTTATCCAGCGCAGCCGATCATCCGCTTCTGACCCGCGAATTGATTGCCTCCTTCCGGCATTTTGTAGAGAACATGCCCCCCCAACGGAAAAAGATCTTCCAGTTACGGTTTGAAGAAAACCTGAATACCAAGGCCATTGCTCATCAACTCAATATTACCCAGAAAACAGTCCAGAACCAACTCCTGAACTCCTATCGCGATATCCGCGCCCTGCTTGCCCAATTGTTATCCGCCTGTGTTTTGGTGATGACCTGTTTTCGTATGTAA
- a CDS encoding FecR domain-containing protein: MQAPEITDLLEKYKNGTITEEELAILETWYLKWNPEPMDISPEELESLKEEVWYSLDQEEAKPGTWRPWKQLAAAAAVFLFMTSALYFLGIRHVNGPGSTDTHTLRSLAGEFKPGGNRATLTLSNGQQIVLKEAQKGKLAEDASVDINKAADGELVYDRPKQQGSAQPVLNILSTPRGGQYHLTLSDGTQVWLNAASSITYPVAFKGQERSVTVSGEVYFEVAHQEEQPFKVHTGRQEITVLGTHFNVKAYPDDPDISTTLLAGSVRVTNTATGTTGVLKPGQQIRMMNAGGPMDISLVHAEDIISWKNGYFLFDNQNIRSVMKVISRWYDVDIEYKDILGNERFGGTFSRTSNMQEILANLERIGHVHFQLFPGKVVVTAKIR; this comes from the coding sequence ATGCAGGCACCAGAAATAACGGATCTACTGGAAAAATATAAGAATGGCACCATCACTGAGGAGGAGCTGGCCATACTGGAAACCTGGTACCTGAAATGGAATCCAGAACCGATGGATATCTCCCCGGAAGAACTGGAATCGCTCAAAGAAGAGGTATGGTATTCATTAGACCAGGAAGAAGCAAAACCTGGTACCTGGCGACCCTGGAAACAATTGGCTGCTGCCGCCGCAGTGTTCCTGTTTATGACTTCCGCATTGTACTTCCTGGGTATCAGGCATGTAAACGGTCCTGGTAGTACAGATACTCATACTTTACGAAGCTTAGCTGGTGAATTTAAGCCGGGTGGCAACCGCGCCACGCTTACCCTCTCCAATGGACAGCAAATCGTATTGAAGGAAGCACAGAAGGGGAAGCTGGCAGAAGACGCGTCAGTAGACATAAACAAAGCGGCAGACGGTGAGCTCGTATATGACCGTCCAAAGCAACAGGGAAGCGCTCAGCCCGTGCTGAATATTTTATCCACTCCACGGGGCGGGCAATACCATCTCACCTTGTCAGACGGTACACAGGTCTGGCTTAATGCCGCTTCCTCTATCACTTACCCGGTTGCATTCAAGGGACAAGAACGAAGCGTGACAGTAAGCGGTGAAGTTTATTTTGAAGTGGCCCATCAGGAGGAACAACCGTTTAAAGTGCATACAGGCAGACAGGAGATCACCGTATTAGGCACTCATTTTAATGTGAAAGCCTATCCGGACGATCCTGATATCAGCACAACGCTGCTTGCCGGCAGTGTAAGGGTGACCAATACCGCAACCGGTACTACCGGCGTGCTGAAGCCTGGACAACAGATCCGGATGATGAATGCCGGCGGACCGATGGATATAAGTCTTGTGCATGCGGAAGATATCATATCATGGAAGAACGGTTATTTCCTGTTTGACAACCAAAACATAAGAAGCGTCATGAAAGTAATAAGCAGGTGGTACGACGTAGATATCGAGTATAAAGACATCTTGGGAAATGAAAGATTTGGAGGCACTTTTTCACGCACATCTAATATGCAGGAAATTCTTGCAAATCTGGAACGAATCGGCCATGTGCATTTTCAGCTCTTTCCCGGGAAAGTAGTTGTAACAGCAAAGATTCGGTAA
- a CDS encoding IPT/TIG domain-containing protein, producing MKACLLSMFIAGTVLMLSSCKKDSQDGPRLDISGFGAVVFVGGDAISIYGSGFDPDPEKNTVLFNGVAGEVATASPNRLQVIAPLLATSGKITVTAHGQSVTSQQSYTIVSLLQGVYYDNFILTSDKQYLLRGNVEFRSKLIILPGTVIYGEKQTRGGLTASDVDFEGTAEHPIVFTSDQPPGSRYPGDWKGISINPGNGILQYVRVEYAGYQAPAFTIFPIPGGSYQYLQVSYSGNVGFLLRGTQDWVAKPVSCFIHHLIALGCQGSDFHLYGGAITAQFGLGLKDPYLSDVGRSSGITTVMEHASNMDQLSNFTLVGYNPDARNIPGAGPTVTRNAGSGVAVGSSFSTNGSASVWPTSVVICNSVIAASWRSAFALFAWNNYELVPSTYTIAFRNNFVTGTSAAELPERGGVLGRMDMGTLSGTFLDIRRDPKLSLFASLNDTTRQLSFSRSKDDLGIRNLVDYNRLHNPVLLPAAGSVLLSSASFPYGSLSDSPFFDKNVQYVGAFGTEDWTKPWGNFDPQQTKY from the coding sequence ATGAAAGCTTGTTTACTATCGATGTTTATAGCTGGCACCGTTTTAATGCTATCATCCTGTAAAAAAGACAGTCAAGATGGCCCCAGACTGGATATAAGTGGGTTTGGAGCAGTTGTTTTTGTTGGAGGAGATGCTATCTCTATCTATGGAAGCGGGTTTGATCCAGACCCCGAAAAGAACACAGTACTTTTTAATGGCGTGGCGGGAGAAGTGGCCACCGCTTCACCTAACCGCCTGCAGGTGATTGCGCCGCTACTGGCAACATCGGGAAAGATTACTGTAACCGCTCATGGCCAAAGCGTTACCAGCCAACAATCTTATACCATTGTAAGTTTGTTGCAGGGCGTTTATTACGATAATTTTATCCTCACTTCGGATAAACAATACCTGCTCCGTGGCAATGTGGAGTTCCGGTCCAAACTCATCATCCTGCCGGGTACGGTCATCTATGGAGAGAAACAGACAAGAGGCGGGTTAACCGCTTCGGATGTGGATTTTGAGGGGACGGCCGAACACCCGATTGTTTTTACTTCAGACCAACCACCGGGTAGCCGCTATCCCGGCGACTGGAAGGGTATTTCAATAAACCCAGGTAACGGCATATTGCAATACGTAAGGGTAGAATATGCCGGGTATCAGGCGCCTGCTTTCACTATTTTCCCGATTCCTGGCGGTTCTTACCAGTATTTGCAGGTTTCTTACAGCGGCAACGTCGGCTTTTTGCTCAGAGGCACTCAGGACTGGGTCGCTAAGCCTGTTAGTTGTTTTATCCACCACCTTATCGCATTGGGCTGCCAGGGAAGCGATTTCCATCTGTATGGCGGAGCCATTACTGCGCAATTCGGCCTGGGATTAAAAGATCCTTACTTATCAGATGTGGGGCGCTCCAGCGGCATCACCACTGTGATGGAACATGCCTCCAATATGGACCAACTAAGCAATTTTACCCTGGTAGGATATAATCCGGATGCACGTAACATACCTGGCGCGGGTCCTACGGTGACGCGCAACGCCGGTAGCGGAGTGGCGGTTGGCTCCTCATTCAGTACAAATGGCTCGGCATCCGTTTGGCCGACAAGCGTTGTTATTTGTAATTCCGTCATTGCCGCGAGTTGGCGAAGTGCCTTTGCCCTTTTTGCCTGGAATAACTATGAGCTGGTGCCCAGTACTTACACCATCGCATTCAGAAACAATTTTGTAACAGGGACGTCGGCTGCAGAACTGCCGGAACGGGGTGGTGTGTTGGGAAGAATGGATATGGGGACATTGTCCGGTACTTTCCTCGATATACGACGGGATCCGAAACTATCGCTCTTCGCCAGTCTGAATGATACTACGCGACAATTAAGTTTCTCGCGTTCAAAAGATGATCTGGGCATTAGGAACCTTGTCGACTACAACCGCCTGCATAACCCGGTGCTACTACCCGCAGCAGGATCCGTATTACTCTCCAGCGCTTCCTTCCCTTATGGATCGCTTTCCGACAGTCCTTTTTTTGATAAGAACGTGCAATATGTCGGGGCATTTGGTACGGAGGACTGGACGAAACCCTGGGGCAACTTTGACCCACAACAAACAAAATACTGA
- a CDS encoding TonB-dependent receptor codes for MVLQTNVLCWMILLLMAVRTTAQEKISSGITGVITAGREPLPGVTIRVLETNQAVITGSNGEYTILIKPGEYTVQFQYIGMKKVTRHIILRPRQMERLSVGMTQESRMLGAVSVAGTRRATTEKALLELRRQSANIQDAIGAVQIEKSASITTAQALQRVTGVTVKDGKYITVRGLSDRNVVVQLNGSRLAGADASRSAVAVDLIPAQLLENIVVEKSITPDKPGDANGAVVEIHTRTIPETRFLSVSAQTGFNGNIGLYGYANSFPDAKMGFFGQHVKEQNLTPEYKDLISDYTARGFSTASGTMLSGLTQAIQAGNTNQISYKEAMRINRVMKKGFSPYLATRPEKYGPDQIYSVTYGNRYKLKHQKEIGLVLGINYYNRSQSNPNGENNLYTVKEPVNPGVGAPNINYPNELRLLSLYQLRENTGNRQLNFGGLATISFRFNRFNELSFTYSGNRGTEITATQEDGVINGALKVPDPNVMPFFPDHQHIYNFILRSTYRSLNSFQLRGDHKFRLVKKWRPWQLSYSASRSLANQNDPDYRDSRMRVDSLSRVPNPERGTGRGNQALFIQSEYPYTYYISSDRYYRNMNEQNANYKADLMIPFKIGRDTISFFKAGGYYFGRKRAYTESLFNRADNSATVQNDYGGYSQAPNTLTSLYGDLYAWNGPDAIGVVEYANLKEGGPLTAGYLYVPKAGVTVVPGSTVFINSYKAKQDVTAFYGMFDLHLSPDWRVVGGMRVENTSYLSTPDTTGTNFVQLSGVKTQELFDRAYRTDYLTYNWLPSGSVIYKGLKDLNFRLAYSKTLIRPEMNEIILSAQRDPIQQLTIYGNKHLQNGIFSNYDFRTDWFIGSDELISASAFYKTVDHQIERVYTNGVIDPYGFTNSFVTFRNNPSQGRVYGVELEVRKNLQQLFPIGKYLYIGANLMLAKSETIIDSTEYYILSLLDRNASRIRPLVDQPGIAYNINIDFDYPKWGTQLNLLYNKTGKRLSDINSDGSPNIYEYPAASLDIVWSQRIIKRLEFKAFVKNALNEATRFYYANAGDGHTFGIDNRSYLRRSYNYGQVYTLGLKYTF; via the coding sequence ATGGTATTGCAGACAAATGTACTGTGTTGGATGATACTGCTATTGATGGCTGTTCGTACTACTGCTCAGGAGAAGATCAGCAGCGGCATCACCGGCGTTATCACGGCCGGCAGGGAGCCATTGCCAGGTGTTACGATCAGGGTACTGGAAACCAACCAGGCGGTAATCACCGGAAGTAACGGCGAATATACTATTCTCATCAAACCGGGTGAATATACTGTCCAGTTCCAATACATCGGTATGAAAAAGGTAACCCGGCATATCATTCTCCGCCCTCGTCAAATGGAACGGTTATCTGTTGGCATGACGCAGGAATCCAGAATGTTGGGTGCCGTAAGTGTTGCCGGCACACGCAGGGCTACTACAGAGAAGGCACTCCTGGAATTGCGGCGCCAGTCTGCCAATATCCAGGACGCAATCGGCGCCGTACAAATTGAGAAATCGGCCAGCATCACCACCGCCCAGGCACTGCAACGTGTTACAGGCGTAACTGTAAAAGATGGAAAGTACATTACCGTGAGAGGATTGAGCGATCGGAATGTGGTCGTACAACTGAATGGATCCCGGTTGGCCGGTGCAGATGCCAGCCGCAGCGCTGTTGCCGTGGACCTGATCCCAGCTCAATTGTTGGAAAATATTGTTGTAGAGAAATCCATCACGCCCGATAAACCTGGCGACGCTAACGGCGCTGTAGTAGAGATACATACACGTACCATCCCGGAAACCCGTTTCCTGTCTGTTTCTGCTCAGACTGGCTTCAACGGTAATATTGGCCTTTATGGATATGCCAATTCTTTTCCGGACGCGAAGATGGGCTTCTTTGGACAACACGTGAAAGAACAGAATCTGACGCCAGAATACAAAGATCTCATCAGCGATTATACAGCAAGGGGATTTTCAACCGCTAGTGGCACGATGTTATCAGGGCTTACCCAGGCCATTCAGGCGGGTAATACCAACCAGATAAGCTATAAAGAAGCGATGCGGATCAACCGGGTGATGAAAAAAGGTTTCAGTCCGTACCTGGCCACCCGACCGGAAAAATACGGCCCTGACCAGATCTATAGCGTTACTTATGGTAACCGGTACAAGCTGAAACACCAGAAGGAAATTGGATTGGTATTAGGCATTAATTATTACAACCGCTCGCAATCCAATCCCAATGGCGAAAACAACCTGTACACAGTAAAAGAACCAGTAAATCCCGGTGTGGGAGCGCCCAATATTAATTATCCGAATGAGTTGCGCTTGTTATCGCTATACCAGTTAAGAGAGAACACAGGCAACAGGCAACTCAATTTCGGTGGATTAGCAACAATTTCCTTCCGGTTCAACCGGTTCAATGAACTGAGCTTCACCTACAGTGGTAACAGAGGCACGGAAATAACGGCTACACAGGAAGACGGCGTTATCAATGGCGCGTTGAAAGTACCGGACCCTAATGTGATGCCATTTTTCCCGGATCATCAGCATATCTATAATTTCATACTACGGAGTACCTATCGTTCACTGAACTCTTTTCAACTGCGCGGCGACCATAAATTCCGGCTGGTAAAAAAATGGCGGCCCTGGCAATTGAGCTATAGTGCCAGCCGCTCCCTGGCGAACCAAAATGATCCAGACTACCGGGATTCCCGTATGCGCGTGGATTCCCTGAGCAGGGTACCCAATCCGGAGAGAGGTACTGGCAGAGGTAATCAAGCCCTGTTTATCCAGTCAGAATATCCCTATACCTATTATATCTCATCAGACCGGTATTACCGGAACATGAACGAACAGAACGCCAATTACAAAGCCGATCTGATGATACCATTCAAAATAGGCCGCGATACGATCTCATTCTTCAAAGCAGGCGGATATTATTTCGGCCGTAAAAGAGCTTACACAGAGTCGTTGTTCAACCGCGCGGATAACAGCGCTACTGTACAGAATGATTACGGCGGGTACAGCCAGGCCCCAAATACACTGACCAGTCTGTATGGAGACCTTTATGCCTGGAACGGCCCCGATGCAATAGGTGTTGTGGAATATGCGAATCTGAAGGAAGGGGGACCGCTGACAGCTGGCTACTTATATGTGCCTAAAGCGGGTGTGACAGTCGTACCCGGTAGCACCGTATTTATCAACAGTTACAAGGCCAAACAGGATGTCACTGCTTTCTATGGCATGTTCGATCTGCATCTTTCCCCGGATTGGCGCGTGGTAGGAGGGATGCGTGTGGAGAATACCAGCTACCTGTCAACCCCCGATACCACAGGTACCAACTTTGTACAACTCTCTGGTGTAAAGACGCAGGAATTGTTTGACCGGGCTTACAGGACAGACTATCTTACTTACAACTGGCTGCCTTCAGGTTCTGTCATTTACAAAGGCCTGAAGGATCTGAACTTCAGGCTGGCATATAGTAAAACACTGATTCGCCCGGAGATGAATGAGATCATTCTGTCTGCGCAACGGGATCCCATACAACAGCTGACCATCTACGGTAATAAACATTTGCAAAATGGGATCTTTTCCAACTATGATTTTCGCACAGATTGGTTCATCGGGAGCGATGAACTGATCTCCGCATCGGCTTTTTATAAAACGGTGGACCACCAGATAGAACGTGTATATACCAATGGCGTTATTGATCCATATGGATTTACGAACAGTTTTGTCACCTTCCGGAATAATCCTTCTCAAGGAAGGGTATACGGCGTTGAGCTGGAGGTGAGGAAGAACCTGCAACAGTTATTCCCCATCGGTAAATACCTCTATATCGGCGCCAACCTGATGCTGGCAAAAAGCGAGACAATTATCGATTCCACCGAATATTATATACTCAGCCTGCTGGACCGTAATGCTTCCAGAATCCGTCCATTGGTGGACCAGCCAGGGATTGCTTATAATATCAACATTGATTTCGATTATCCCAAATGGGGCACGCAGTTAAACCTGCTCTATAATAAAACTGGTAAACGTTTGTCAGACATCAATTCCGATGGTTCGCCCAATATCTATGAATATCCAGCGGCATCCCTGGACATTGTATGGTCGCAGCGGATCATAAAAAGACTGGAGTTCAAGGCATTTGTAAAGAATGCGTTGAATGAAGCTACCCGGTTCTATTATGCAAATGCAGGCGATGGACACACATTTGGAATAGATAATAGATCGTACCTGCGAAGGTCATATAACTACGGTCAGGTATATACGCTCGGATTGAAATATACATTTTAA